A genomic stretch from Candidatus Brocadiia bacterium includes:
- a CDS encoding valine--tRNA ligase: MESIYKPSEVEPRIQAKWEALGIGRAKVADRKKPFSVVIPPPNVTGILHMGHVMDETPQDIIVRFKRMQGFETAWVPGTDHAGIATQNMVEKKLAEEGVKRHDIGRHGFLKRVWEWKEKFGGTIIQQLKRLGCSCDWERLRFTMDEPYSAAVTEVFVRLYEKGLIYRGDYIINWCPRCQTALSDEEVEHQDIEGGLYWIKYPIADSPEFITVATTRPETILGDTAVAVHPSDKRYKGLVGKTVLLPIVNRRIPIIADPMVSQEFGSGAVKVTPAHDPNDFQLAGRHNLPFIKVFDETGRMNENAGLYKGLDRFECRKRIVADLEQGGLYEKKDKHLHAVGHCYRCNTVIEPYLSKQWFVKMKPLAEPAIKAVQDGRVKFYPERWSKVYMEWMSNIRDWCISRQLWWGHRIPIWYCIENKTKNSNECPPIAARTAPAKCPHCGGTELEQDPDVLDTWFSSWLWPFAVFGWPAKTPDLKYFYPTAWLNSGKDIIFFWVSRMIMAGLEFMGDVPFRHVYIHGIARDERGRKLSKTLGNSPDPLDLMSKYSADALRFGIMANIPLGGDICLNNNTYESGRNFCTKLWNASRLVISNLPDYAGQAGIPSADNKADFYPHLPEDRWILSRLNSTIRDYTNALEKYEFSQAAYIAYHFFWSEFCDWYLEIAKPRLYKQAGVDPAGVDIVLRKVFSSLLRMLHPYIPFITEELWERFGFEPVESIARADWPKPDERLFDLPVEKTFGQLMSIVRGVRDIRNKMDIDKRKPLKLVISANSDGMLKDIRQFESLIKHLGAIEQVEWGINAAKPQLSATEVVGDIQIFIPLEGIIDIAAEKKRIEGKLKKLTELLAASKNKLADDNFRKRAPEVIVEREEALCKELSDQSARLSDALKDLLG; this comes from the coding sequence ATGGAGTCTATTTATAAACCATCAGAGGTTGAACCGCGCATCCAGGCCAAGTGGGAGGCGCTGGGCATCGGCCGGGCCAAGGTTGCGGACCGGAAGAAGCCGTTCTCCGTGGTCATTCCGCCGCCTAATGTCACCGGCATTCTCCATATGGGCCATGTTATGGACGAGACGCCTCAGGATATCATAGTTCGTTTTAAGCGGATGCAGGGTTTCGAGACGGCCTGGGTGCCGGGCACGGACCACGCCGGCATCGCCACCCAGAATATGGTGGAGAAGAAGCTGGCCGAGGAGGGCGTCAAGCGCCACGACATCGGACGGCACGGCTTCCTTAAGCGCGTCTGGGAGTGGAAGGAAAAGTTCGGCGGCACCATCATACAGCAACTCAAGCGCCTGGGTTGTTCCTGCGACTGGGAACGCTTGCGCTTTACCATGGACGAACCGTACTCGGCGGCCGTGACTGAGGTATTTGTCCGGCTTTACGAGAAGGGCCTAATCTACCGCGGCGATTATATCATCAACTGGTGTCCGCGCTGCCAGACGGCGCTTTCGGACGAGGAGGTAGAGCACCAGGATATCGAGGGCGGGCTGTATTGGATTAAATATCCCATCGCGGATTCTCCTGAATTCATTACCGTGGCCACCACCCGGCCGGAAACGATACTGGGCGATACGGCCGTGGCGGTGCATCCGTCGGACAAGCGTTATAAAGGCCTGGTCGGCAAGACCGTGCTTTTGCCTATAGTTAACCGCCGGATACCTATTATTGCCGACCCGATGGTTAGCCAGGAGTTCGGCTCCGGCGCGGTCAAGGTCACCCCGGCGCACGACCCCAACGATTTCCAGCTGGCCGGGCGGCATAACCTGCCGTTCATCAAGGTTTTTGACGAGACCGGTCGGATGAACGAGAACGCCGGGCTTTACAAAGGGCTGGACCGGTTCGAATGCCGCAAGCGCATCGTTGCCGATCTGGAACAGGGCGGTCTGTATGAGAAGAAGGACAAGCACCTCCACGCCGTCGGCCATTGTTACCGGTGCAATACGGTCATTGAGCCGTATCTTTCCAAGCAGTGGTTTGTCAAGATGAAACCGCTGGCCGAGCCGGCTATCAAGGCCGTCCAGGACGGCCGGGTGAAGTTCTATCCGGAACGCTGGTCCAAGGTCTATATGGAATGGATGTCCAATATCCGCGACTGGTGCATCTCCAGGCAACTCTGGTGGGGGCACCGGATACCGATATGGTATTGTATTGAGAATAAAACCAAAAATTCTAATGAATGTCCGCCCATAGCCGCGAGGACTGCGCCGGCCAAATGCCCGCACTGCGGCGGGACCGAGCTGGAGCAGGACCCGGACGTGCTGGACACCTGGTTTTCGTCCTGGCTGTGGCCGTTTGCCGTATTCGGCTGGCCGGCCAAGACGCCGGATTTGAAGTATTTTTACCCGACGGCTTGGTTGAACTCAGGCAAGGACATAATATTTTTCTGGGTATCGCGGATGATAATGGCCGGGCTGGAGTTTATGGGCGATGTGCCGTTCCGCCACGTCTATATCCACGGCATTGCCCGCGACGAACGGGGCCGGAAGCTGAGCAAGACACTGGGCAACTCGCCGGACCCGCTGGACTTGATGAGTAAATACAGCGCCGACGCGCTCAGGTTTGGGATTATGGCCAACATCCCACTGGGCGGCGACATCTGCCTGAACAATAACACCTACGAGTCCGGGCGCAACTTCTGCACCAAGCTCTGGAACGCTTCAAGGCTGGTTATCTCAAACCTGCCCGACTATGCCGGTCAGGCGGGCATTCCGTCAGCAGACAATAAAGCTGATTTTTATCCGCATCTGCCCGAAGACCGCTGGATACTCAGCCGGTTGAACTCGACCATCCGCGATTACACTAACGCGCTGGAGAAGTATGAATTCAGTCAGGCCGCTTATATTGCGTATCATTTTTTCTGGAGCGAGTTCTGCGACTGGTATCTGGAAATAGCTAAGCCCCGGCTGTACAAGCAGGCCGGAGTCGACCCGGCCGGTGTGGACATAGTGCTCAGGAAGGTGTTTAGCAGTCTGCTGAGGATGCTTCATCCGTATATTCCTTTTATTACCGAGGAGCTCTGGGAGCGGTTTGGATTTGAGCCGGTGGAATCAATCGCCCGGGCGGACTGGCCCAAACCGGATGAACGGCTGTTCGACCTGCCGGTGGAAAAGACATTTGGCCAGCTGATGAGCATTGTCCGGGGTGTGCGCGATATCCGCAACAAGATGGATATCGACAAGCGTAAGCCGCTGAAGCTGGTCATCTCGGCTAACAGCGACGGGATGCTCAAGGATATCAGGCAGTTTGAATCACTGATAAAGCATCTGGGCGCGATAGAGCAGGTGGAGTGGGGCATTAATGCGGCCAAACCGCAACTGTCCGCCACCGAAGTGGTCGGCGATATCCAGATATTCATACCGCTCGAAGGCATCATCGACATCGCCGCCGAGAAGAAGCGGATAGAGGGCAAGCTCAAGAAGCTGACCGAACTGCTGGCTGCATCCAAAAACAAGCTGGCTGACGATAATTTCCGCAAGCGCGCGCCGGAGGTGATTGTTGAAAGGGAGGAAGCCCTGTGCAAGGAGCTGTCCGACCAGTCGGCCCGGCTGAGCGACGCGCTCAAAGACCTGCTGGGATAG
- a CDS encoding biopolymer transporter ExbD: MTSRNQIFGKNIPVIPNSDSYIIILGILFAVLVVVAIIGCFFSFSFVFGSGQLEGRLYCYLPKKVIVNRPPVVNNATEDDEDDVFKPNAIIDYDEGKKTLVLINLKYASEKEPLQTRIFIDDTELKDWNALCDELKSMYGEYRSKNLRVQFTIKADDNVPMQAVINALNTCKKVGIATVNLDTD, encoded by the coding sequence ATGACATCCAGAAATCAAATATTTGGTAAAAATATACCGGTGATACCGAATAGTGATAGCTACATTATTATTCTGGGCATACTTTTTGCGGTTCTGGTAGTTGTTGCCATAATAGGTTGTTTCTTTTCGTTTTCTTTCGTTTTTGGGAGTGGTCAACTCGAGGGGAGACTGTATTGTTATCTGCCTAAGAAGGTTATTGTTAATAGGCCGCCGGTTGTAAATAACGCGACCGAGGATGATGAGGATGATGTATTTAAGCCTAATGCTATTATTGATTATGATGAAGGCAAAAAAACATTAGTATTAATTAACCTAAAATATGCGAGTGAAAAAGAGCCTTTGCAAACAAGGATATTTATTGATGATACGGAGCTAAAAGATTGGAATGCGCTTTGTGATGAATTAAAATCTATGTATGGCGAATATAGGTCTAAAAATCTACGGGTGCAATTTACCATAAAGGCTGATGATAACGTTCCGATGCAGGCAGTGATTAATGCCCTGAATACGTGTAAAAAGGTAGGTATAGCTACTGTTAATTTGGACACGGATTAG